ATCAAATGATGCTGCCGTCCAAACGCTGGTAAATGCTATAAATTCGGCTTTAGGCAGCTATGGAGCTACGATTGATCTTGACAATCCTTTTTACACAAATGCAGGTAGCGATGCATCTTTCGCATCCTTAATCGGTGAAATGAACAGGGGAGAAGTTGGTGCTGTTTTTATACTTAACAGTAATCCGGCTTATACCTACTTCAACAGCAAAGCGTTTACCGATAGCCTTGCTAAAGTGCCATTACGGATATCTTTCTCTGACAAAGAGGATGAGACAGCTTCTTTATGTAATGTAATCGCCCCGAACACTTATTATCTCGAATCATGGGGTGATGAAAATGTATTTGAAGGATATTATACTCTTATACAACCGGCTATAAATCCGGTGTTTAACAGCAGGCAGGCTGAGCAGAGCCTGTTGATATGGTCGGATAATCCTCAGAAGAATTATCACCAGTATGTGCGGGCTTATTGGGAGAAGAATCTTCTTCCTGCAGGAGGAAAAACGTGGAAGCAACTACTTCAAACGGGGTTTGTATATACCGGCGAAAAGCCAGCAACGAGCTATGCTTTTGCCGGAAATGCAGCGGCAGCGGCGCAATCAGTTGTTAATCAAAGTAAAACACTTGCAAAAGATATAGAGGTTCAGCTTTACCAGAGCGTAGCAATCAGGGACGGAAAACACGCAAACAATGCATTTCTGCAGGAGTTGCCTGATCCCGTTTCAAAAGTGACATGGGACAATTATGTTGCGGTGTCGCCAAAATTTGCTCAGGAACAAGGCTGGGAGGAATTTGATCTTGTCGACGTAAAAGGCGCCAACGGATATAGCATCACGCTTCCAGTGCTGCTTCAGCCGGGCCAGGCAAAGGGAACCGTCTCTATTGCTGTGGGCTACGGTCGTACAAAAGCAGGGAAGGCCGGTAATGAAGTTGGAAAAAACGCATACCCCTTGGCTGCGCTTACCAATGGTACGGTTCAATTTGATACAACCGCAACTATCAGTAAAACCGGCGGAAAGATGGAGCTTGCACAAACGCAAACGCACCACTCCTATGAAGGCCGGAATGTAATCAGAGAAACTTCTTTCAAAAAGTACCTTGCCGATCCGCATTCGGGTACAGGCAACCATCAAGGTGAGCATAAGACCTACGATCTGTGGCCTGAACATAAAGCTATCGGGCATAGCTGGGTTATGGCTATCGATTTGAATGCATGTACTGGCTGTGGTTCATGTGTTGTGGCTTGTAACGTAGAGAACAATATTCCTGTAGTTGGAAAAGATGAAGTACGCCGTCGTCGTGAAATGCATTGGATCAGGATCGACAGGTATTACAGCTTCAACGAAGGTAGCGAGTCGGTAACAGAAGAAAAGGAAATTGAGAAACTGGAAAACCTGGACGATGTTTCAGTTGTGCATCAGCCGATGCTTTGCCAGCATTGTGATCATGCTCCGTGTGAGACCGTTTGTCCGGTTATTGCCACCATGCACTCTTCTGATGGGTTGAACCACATGGCTTATAACCGTTGCGTAGGTACAAGGTATTGTGCAAACAACTGTCCATATAAAGTTCGTCGTTTCAACTGGTTTAACTACTGGAATGATTCGCGTTTTGATAATTACCTGAATAATGAATTCTCACAGCTGTTACTGAATCCTGATGTAACAACACGTTCACGCGGGGTAATGGAAAAATGTACCTTGTGTATTCAGCGTATTCAGGGAGGTCGTTTGCAGGCTAAAATGGAGAAACGTCCGTTGAAAGACGGCGAGATCATGGTTGCCTGTCAGCAGGCTTGTACTGCCGGAGCGATTATCTTTGGTGATTTTAACGATCCGAATTCTGCGGTTCGCAAGTCACTGGATAATGAACGTACCT
The window above is part of the Arcticibacter tournemirensis genome. Proteins encoded here:
- a CDS encoding TAT-variant-translocated molybdopterin oxidoreductase, with the translated sequence MESNKKYWKGLEELQRTPEFAEINKNEFAEDLPLEDVLSESGLNTVTPRRDFLKALGFGLGAVSLAACQTAPVHKSIPYLIKPEEVTPGVPNYYVSSHNGQSILVKTREGRPIKIEGNASGLYGNHGTDATTQASVLDLYDISKLKGPKLDNAETTWDKIDSFVKGELNKVQASGKKIRIISSTVNSPSTKSVIADFIAQYPNTTHIQTDAVSYAGIIQANGTSFGKAVLPRYRFDRADVIVSFGADFLGTWIAGEEFTKQYVSNRNTASLKKGKMSRHIQFETGMSMTGTNADSRIPVKPSETGSAIIALYNAITGSQLAGGQLPNNAIADKAVKLAAKELQNARGRALVVSGSNDAAVQTLVNAINSALGSYGATIDLDNPFYTNAGSDASFASLIGEMNRGEVGAVFILNSNPAYTYFNSKAFTDSLAKVPLRISFSDKEDETASLCNVIAPNTYYLESWGDENVFEGYYTLIQPAINPVFNSRQAEQSLLIWSDNPQKNYHQYVRAYWEKNLLPAGGKTWKQLLQTGFVYTGEKPATSYAFAGNAAAAAQSVVNQSKTLAKDIEVQLYQSVAIRDGKHANNAFLQELPDPVSKVTWDNYVAVSPKFAQEQGWEEFDLVDVKGANGYSITLPVLLQPGQAKGTVSIAVGYGRTKAGKAGNEVGKNAYPLAALTNGTVQFDTTATISKTGGKMELAQTQTHHSYEGRNVIRETSFKKYLADPHSGTGNHQGEHKTYDLWPEHKAIGHSWVMAIDLNACTGCGSCVVACNVENNIPVVGKDEVRRRREMHWIRIDRYYSFNEGSESVTEEKEIEKLENLDDVSVVHQPMLCQHCDHAPCETVCPVIATMHSSDGLNHMAYNRCVGTRYCANNCPYKVRRFNWFNYWNDSRFDNYLNNEFSQLLLNPDVTTRSRGVMEKCTLCIQRIQGGRLQAKMEKRPLKDGEIMVACQQACTAGAIIFGDFNDPNSAVRKSLDNERTYYVLQELNTQPGVGYQTKVRNTVEA